Proteins encoded in a region of the Euleptes europaea isolate rEulEur1 chromosome 3, rEulEur1.hap1, whole genome shotgun sequence genome:
- the BLOC1S3 gene encoding biogenesis of lysosome-related organelles complex 1 subunit 3 — MAALRCNAVVEGEASETDSEEEAYLSSMRPASVPSLSGVKVLGEASETDEEEDSSPGGPKPELRLISPDLPPLIVYRDEDPGSPVAVEEKPALRLKHCGRYSTLLQQKLIESNARLYYDVSSTVKQVYQTAIKEIGAITGQLSDSQNGIINASHSIRLVLEDLQGVADKIDIITSCNLLPDIQIALPLSHT, encoded by the coding sequence ATGGCTGCCTTGAGGTGCAACGCCGTGGTTGAGGGGGAAGCATCAGAAACTGATTCGGAGGAAGAGGCATATCTCTCCTCCATGCGTCCAGCCTCAGTTCCCAGCCTTTCCGGTGTGAAAGTCTTGGGAGAGGCTTCTGAAACAGACGAGGAGGAAGACTCAAGCCCTGGTGGACCCAAACCAGAGCTTCGGTTAATCAGCCCAGACTTGCCTCCGCTGATTGTTTATAGAGACGAAGATCCGGGGTCCCCTGTGGCAGTGGAAGAGAAGCCAGCCCTCCGCCTCAAACACTGTGGCCGCTACAGCACCctgctgcagcagaagctgataGAAAGTAACGCCCGCCTGTACTACGACGTCAGCAGCACTGTCAAGCAGGTGTACCAGACGGCCATCAAAGAGATCGGAGCCATCACCGGGCAGCTCAGCGACTCCCAAAATGGTATCATCAATGCCTCACACAGCATCCGTCTCGTCCTGGAAGATTTACAAGGTGTGGCTGACAAGATAGACATCATCACTAGCTGTAACCTGCTGCCCGATATCCAGATCGCGCTGCCTCTCTCGCACACCTAG